Genomic window (Daucus carota subsp. sativus chromosome 5, DH1 v3.0, whole genome shotgun sequence):
GGCGACGTAGCACAATTACagatgttgatgatgaattCCAGCAGCTGCTTCTATGGCCGCCCTTGCTTGCTATTCCCTCACGCAAATCAATGCAAGCTCACTCACTTATGCCCTGCTGCTGCTTTTCTCAACTCAAAAACTGCTCGCCCTCTAATTTCAACCGGGAAGAGCAGATTAACAAGGCGGAACAGCTTTCGTATTCGTGCTTTAGATAGTTCCGATGTCTTGCAAACTACGAGCGAGTCGCCGCAGCGATACTCGGTTCGAATTCCGGTTGGTGATCGTCATGTAAGTCATTTTAACTTCATTTCGCACAACTTCTCGTCAAATCGAATGTTATCAAGTTGTGTTCGACTTGGTGATTTACTAAAATGTGCTTGAAGACTTAAagtaaaaatcgaaaaattgcgtagatttgataaatttgatttttaaatagtGGAAATGTGTACAAAGTTGTAATTGTGTATGTAATTAGATAAATGTGGTGTGCTTTGCAGATATTGGTCGAGACTGGTCATATGGGAAGACAGGCTAGTGCAGCTGTCACGGTCACTGATGGAGAAACTGTAGGTTTTCTGAGTTTCCTTTCATTTTGCCTGTATGTTAATTTCTGTTTCAGGCAAGAGTTTACTACATTTGAAGctgtaaagtataatttttttttcaattaaaattgatacagTATTAGTCATATTCTTATAACTGCAGATTTTTTAACATATGTCAACTTGTATCTTACTATATGCCAAAATTGGGGTGTTGGCCCCCATTACCACAATAAATATCAGGATCCTAAAAAATGGCCCCGAATACCATTTATTAACGCTGCATCATGTAGCGTTTTGGATATTTATCAAAAACGCTATATCGCCTAGCTTTTGTCAGGGTTAAAAGAACAGAACGCTATTTCATGTAGCATTCTGCTAGGGTCAAAAAAACAgaacgctacacgatgtagcatTTTGTTGGGGTTAAAAAAACAGAATTGTACttcgtgtagcgttttgttagggttaaaaaaacaaatatgttAGTTTGGGCATTACCCGTGTAATATTTTGTGAGATCTGGGGCATTTTCTCCCACATTAACATACAAATGCAAATTGAAATCCTGAAACTGCAATCCCTCATCTTGTTACATGGACCTTAAATCGTGGATGATATAGAATAATTTCAAAGATAGTCGAATAAATTAAGTACAACTATAGGATATTTTAcagaaaaattaatatatatatatatatatatatatatatatatatatatattaggttcTATGGGGTCCGCATTTAAgctggagtattggagtaccattcataattttttagtttaatcataaataatatctttgattatccaaatttatacagtatttatcatttataagtagtcttaaacataatattcaattaatcattaacatctttcaactttaacgaTCATTAAGATCACTATTCTGCTTATGAgttatattgtagaacatagTGTCgtgtgatttataaaaataattaatctaccttttgattacaacgattatgttgtagaacataatctgcaggttgtcggatgtttacaaatatcaattaaaattaaaactactaGATTACATCTTATCCAATTTtagactccaatactccaatgttttgtGGACTCTGTAGAACTTGAAcctacacacacacatgtattgTATCTTATGGTGCCCCATTACTAATGTCATTTCCTCGTAGAATTGAAGTTAGCTATTGAAAATATCATTATTAGGTGTCCATTTCCTGCTCTTGCAAGCATAATTATCATCAATTATTCACTTTTCCTATGCCTATTGAATATTGATTCGGTGTCCTCTCTGCTTCATCTACTTGGCCTAGAACCTTGATATTCTAAAGAGCTTCATCGCACCTGCAATGTTGCATCAATTATCTCCATGCATTTCTTTGTTCCAATTGGTATATATATAGCCGGTAGGTATCATACGCCATGATATTCCATCCTGTTGTGCGGCAATCCATTTTAATAGTTGATACGGGCTTAAGCATAATCGTGAATGATTGGATTtgttagttttaaattttaaaaaacacaaataCTGATTCTGATCCCGGCCATGACTCCTTCAACAAAGTTTTACCAATATCAACTTAAATCTTATGCGATTTGTTTTCATTCCACCTATTTGTTTTTCTTCGGGTGCACATGAGATTATTTTTCCTTGCCACTCTATAAAGACTAGATTGTGGCTTAGCAGTGATGCGGGACAAGACGAAAAACAAGGAAAAGGATAAATAATGTGAATTAACCACAAAAAATCCAGAAAACAACCAATAACCCTAGGATTTCTGGAATAGAAGAGTTTGTTAGGATCACAACCCATAACAAGAGAGAAACAATTCTCAATTGAATAATCAATCAAAGTCATCCTATAATAAAAGATTACATCTCCTTGTATTGGAGTAAATAGTAAATCCTTAATCCTAGCCACCTAGTAAAATCTAAATAACAAACTTTGAGTATTCCCAGTGATATGTGTGTGTGGTGggtgggtggggggggggggtatcTAAATTCTAAAGCACACAATAGGGAAGTTTTCAATTAGTGCGGTTTAGAACTCCCTTTTTCCTCTCGGTTCTTTACGCTAGGAATAGAGGGCTCAACACAcattttaatgctcctataaagtatagttttataaattattttaaactttttgtttttcttctgaataaaaatttattgtttaaatttgtgtaccaaaaaagaaaattttaaaaataaaacatcttAAAATGTGTGAACAATGAaagaaaactgtaaagaaatgagagtgaCGTAAGAAATGAGAGTGACGTAGGGGgtgataaatttattaatatttgaatagtCTTAGCATatggatattaaaaaaaatatgcggATCTTCAAATTTTCGTTTcatgtaatatattttcttgggattatgaatatattaaaataagatTATTGATAAATCTGTGTTGTTgaagatgtaaaaaaattaaaattattataaaagtgatGCTCCACCCctttaaatatgattaaaatcTATCTACAATGTTTTTTCAACATAAAATCTCATTCTTGCAATTGGATTATCAAAAACGAATAATATACATGATTTGaggtatatgtatatagtatgaCTAAACCttattatgatttataagtAAGTCTTTTCTTAATCAATAGCATAAAATTAAtacaaactaatatatttatcctTTGTTCCGCATCAAAAAgagatgtattttaatattgtgGTCATGTTAGCTATCCTATGCACCCTCAATCTTCATAGGAAAGacacaatatatttatttactacCAAGGTTATATTAAAACAAATCCATAAACTCAAGTCAATGTATTGAAACTTTCGTGGATATTAAACCAGTAAGAACCTGGATAAACTCTTGTACTTgtaataatttttgattttggtCACAAGCTTCAAACTATTAACATATAAGTGGATAGAAATTATGCAATCTTTGTTTTTACAACATATAACTATGTTGCTCAGCTTTACTTTAATTGCATGCTCATACAAACATATGTATTTTTTCCGATGTAGATTGTTTACACTACTGTGTGCATGGCTGATGTTCCAAGTGAACCTTCTGACTTCTTTCCTCTTTCGGTGCATTATCAAGAGCGTTTTTCGGCAGCCGGGAAAACTAGGTTCATATTGTGCtttctttatttaataaatttattagtaaatatttatcgaagttattatcataattttatatcttCTTCGGGGCCCCAATGTCAGTGGAGGATTTTTCAAGCGCGAAGGAAGGGCAAAAGATCATGAGGTCCCTTTTATATCATTGACTATTATATTTGTTAGAAATTGAGGATTACAAGTAGTGCCGTTTATTTTTCAATAGCTTATGCATGTTTCTGAAGCGAATTTTGTTGGAGGCAGGTGCTTATTTGTAGATTGATTGATAGACCATTGCGTCCAACCATGCTTAAGGGCTTCTATCACGAAACTCAAATACTATCTTGGGTAAGTTCTATATGTTTGTTTAAGTACTACTTATATTAGATACTGTTTCACTTATGTTAGTGGGATTTGTCAGATAACTTAAGATAGTTGAAGTATGTTGTCTTGCCATGGGCTGTAGCTGGAAGAATTGTGCAGCGGAAAGGTTTTGATTTTGTGATGCTGCAAAAAGATTGGCAAAATTAATGCTTTTACTTTGTATATTTTCCTGAAAGTTTTAAAATGCACTTTGTTTCCACACTTTATGTTTGATTCAATGGCGTCTAGTCTAGCCTTCGACTAAAaacaatatatgttataataatataagatagACAGGAAGTATAGCAAGAAATTGAATCCAGCTCCTATATGTTCGATATGAACAGTTACAGAAAGAAGTTTTGAAGGATTTAATTACTCTAATCTAGCtagattaaaatatatgatgCCATAAGCTCCACAAGGAATGTTTTGTTTATACTGTTCTTTAGGGCTTGATTGGTATGCATTTAGAAATATGAAATAGtattatctatttttttattgaataaatatatatagtgcTCCGTATTTGACTATTCCATCTAGAGTTTCAGTTGACCCATCTGCTTTCAGGTGTTCAGCTATGATGGGTTACATTCCCCAGATTCTTTGGCAGTTACAGCAGCTGGGATTGCAGTGTAAGTCAGAttcagtttatatatatttatgatatttatgatTATCGGCTAGTTTAAAACTTCATTATTTGTAATGCTCTTGTTTCCTATACCTTGTTATTCATATTCAACAGTGCTCTATCAGAATTGCCAAGTTCAGATGTTGTTGCTGGAGTACGAATCGGTTTGATTGGAGATAAGTTTATTGTCAATCCAACAACCAAGGAGATGGAACATTCACAGCTGGATTTATTGCTAGCAGGCACTGACAGTGCTATACTAATGATAGAGGTTACTATCAATCCCTTTCTTTGTTATAGCAAGTTAAAGGATCATTCTCTGAATATATACTCCTAAACAAATGCAACCATGTAAAGTAAAATCCAGTAAACTTGACATAACAATAGCCGACCTCTATGCATTCTAATAGCTGACCTAAATGCATTGTGATATCAAACAGGAAGTAGACTATTGGTCGATATCTTTCCTAATCTATGATAATGCTAATCATGTTGTGGCTTGGTTTCAAATAGTTATTATGCTTTGCTTGGAGATACTGACCTGCATTTGCCTCGCATCCCTAACAATAACTATTTTAAGTGAAGTGTACCGGAACTTGGTATCGCTTTGTCCTTATAGTTCTACTCAATGTTTCTATAGTAATGCAATCCGACTTTATACTACCATTAGTACGCTACTACATCTGATGTGGTTCATGTTTTGAATTCGTGTTGTGGTGTGTTTTGAACTTGTTCTTGCAGGGTTACTGCAGTTTTCTTCCGGAAGAGAAGTTGCTTGAAGCAGTAGAAGTGGGACAggttaatttgattaaatttttctGTATTCCTTGACTTAACATTTAATTGTTATACAGCCTTCACTGTGTACTTTCCTAAGATGTTAGTATTACTGCACTGTGCAATAAATCTTGAATGATATGTGACGGAGATAACACCAGCTAGACTAGTTGGGACTCACATTTGTATTTGGTGTCGATTTGACACAACTGTTGCTTGGTTATTATTAATATGGTGAAGCTTGTCCATGTACAGTTGGACATGGATGACCAAGATGCAATAGTATACAGACCAGAAACTGAATTCTACTAGTATAATATCTAGAAGGAATAATTGGGTACTTGGAGAATAAGTTAAATTTGGACATAGAACCAACCCTTGGAGACATGTTGTTaccactttttggtgctaaattatagcaatagctcCATCGATTTTAGCacaaccattggacttgctcttatgagTTTTTTCTTTCCATCATTGCCTCATTGGGAGCACCAGATTGTATTATTGTTCAATTTGATTTCtattttataacttttaatGCTGGCTGATTTGCATGTAAGATATGGTCGAAGTTACTTTGTGGCATTTGTCAAGTGTAGGTAAAATTATTGTACTCTATGTTAATGTAGCTCAGGCTCCTAAAAGCTTTATGCCTAAAAATATCTTAAAAGCATCTTGTGTGTCACTGAAATTCATTACCTTACCAGGAGGCTGTACGGGCTATCTGCAATGAGGTGAAAGCATTGGTTAAGAAGTGTGGAAAGCCAAAAATGCTTGATGCAATCAAACTACCCCCATTTGAGCTATATCAATTCGTCGAAGTATGCTCCCTTCGTCTTTTTATCtaccaaatataataatttctttttgcTGTTTTCATTTTGGTACGAGAGATGGGCCAAATGACTTGAATGGGCCCGGAGGTAGCTCAGAATTTGCTTCAAAATATCTATTACAAATACTTAAGTAGATTTTTGTTATTGGCCTTGTGGCTAAAGTTACCACCTGTCAAATTAAAAGTGTGCATCCTTTGATTTatctattataatttaatattccaTCCTCATTTTAATAGTCTTGATTGTCAAAATAAAATGTCTTACGATATTTGTCCTCTTCTTAATTCAATGCAACTTTTATACTATTTTCAACGTTGACTATCATTAACTCACACaactttcaaaaattattaagcaAATAAGTATGAAATTCTAATAAAATGGATGAAAACTTGGTTATATTCATGTGTAACTAATGTAATTTTAGTGATGACAACaataataagatttaatatttcttaatatatgtGAAATTTGTAAAGAAgactattaaaatgggaaggagggagtatcatCCTTCGTTGATCGAGGTGCCACTGTTTAGgtcttaatttataattataattaggaTATTTACTATTTCTGAAGATCATCATGGTGACAGGACTGTTAATCTATCTATATTATAGGAAATTGCGGGTGATGAATTGGTCAAAGCCCTTCAAATTAAGAAGAAAATGCCAAGAAGAAAGGCTCTATCATCTCTGGAAGATAACGTTTTGACTATACTTACGGAGGAGGGTTATGTGAAAAAGGACGAAACTATTGTAGTTCCCGAGCCGGTTCCTGGTGTGTTTGAGGATGAAGACGAGGACGAAGAAGTAGTTGTGGATGGGGAAGTTGATGAAGGGGATGTTCACATTAAACCAGCATCAAGAAGACCTGCTCCTTTGGTACACTTGGTTCTTCCTTacttatatatgtaattatttaacTTATATCTTAGTGAAGATATGTATATCCCCTTTTGAATTGCTGAACATTGCAGCATTGGGAGAATTTTTCTTCGATTTTGTGAATTATTATGCATGATATAGTTGTTCTCTTAGTTCTCGTGtaccatttttttttaaactttgggCATGCGGTTGAGAGATTTGACTTGGCAAACTTTGTTTCTTTATCAACTTCGTTTGGGTAGCCCATGGCGTTTTTGTCTAAACTACTAACCAACTCTCGCGAAATCATAAGGTGATAGAAGTAGGCCCTAATCGGTCCAAATACTATATTTAGAAATACCCTCTCACTCGATCAGACAACCAAACTAAATAGATAAACAAACAATGAAACCTTAAACAACTGGGGTGGGATGACTTGGTCTGAAGATCCCTCCCTGAACCAAGCTCTGATACCTATATTCAACAAGAATGTCTTCATGGCTTGGTTAATGTCTAGGTGATTTCTCAAGATTGAAGATATTCGCGTTTGTTTCTGATATATGTTATACACATAATTTGGAACCCCCAGACCTTTCATAGTGCGCTTTCCATTGCCACAACTGGCTGCTCAGCTGTTTGATTTACCAATAGCCTGTATTTTCTTAGGAAAGAATTGCATTTATGCTTCTAATCCTGTAAaatgtattatatttgtttttttggtAAAGTATAGTGTATATGTGTTGCCTTGACAACAATAATATTTCCTTTACTTATTTCGGCATTTAAAGATGTACTAGTTGTATCAATTTATTTTCCCGTGTTAGGTAAATTAAATGTTTTTTCTATATCCTTCTATTGTAGCTATTCTCTGAGGTTGATGTGAAGTTGGTGTTCAAGGAAGTAACATCCAAATACCTGAGGAAACGTATAGTGGAGGtatgatattattatatctGAGGAATGGGTTTGTGCATAATTTTTCTACTTCTAAAAGAATGACATCGGAGAGTTATTATTGAGAACTAACCACCAAAGTTCTTAGCCATGTGACTCTAGCCAGACTATAGCTCATGGGTCAAGTCAATATATCTCAGTTTTGTAATGTACTAGAATGTACTGCTTAACTCGATAGGGAACTTTAATAGAGTTAAAAGGTCAGGTTAACTCACACTGCTTGTTCAATCCACACCTCTTAGGTAGTATGTGGCGAAGTTTATACTGctgttggttatacaaaaagAACCCattaatttatactccctccgtcccagccaattgtttacgtttggtttgggctcgaaggttaagaaatatgtataaagtagtgaaaaagagagagaaaagtgggtgaagtggtgggacctgttaatttttaatgtataaaagggagataatggagtaaaagtagtgtgataagggagtaaaagtagtgtgaaaagagaGGAAAAGTTGGGacgtggtgggacccatcgactatttttggtaagttttgtaatgtaaagaattggatgggacatctcaaaaaggaaactgtaaagaatctggtgggacggagggagtatacttttaaaataaaaaatttctgcGAAATCCAAAGAGTTGCCTTCCTACCCCATATTTAACGTCTTTCTTTTAAGAGTATATAGGGTCATAACTGATgtggttataattttttttagttgaaATTGATCAAAATGAAGTAGCTGGATTCAGCGGAGAACTACAAAAATGTGAGAACCAAAAGGTTTTGCTTTTTGCAGTATAGTGGTTCTCCGAATTTTGTTTGACAAAATCTTTGATTCTGCGAATTTTATTGTGAAGATGTTTTGGTTCTTAGAGTTTTTTGGTTTACATTTGAACCAAAGCCTACAGTTTAAGCCATTTGTTTGCATGCTCACTAGTTCTCGGGTCAAATTAAAGTTGTACTTGGTTTTGGTTATGTTAGCACAATCCTTTACTCGTTGCAGCTAATTTCATGCAGCCTGTTGGTTTTAAAAGTTACTTTCTGCCTATAGGGAGGAAAAAGAAGTGATGGTAGAACTCCAGATGAAATACGTTTAATAAATTCACAATGTGGATTGCTTCCTAGAGCACATGGGAGTGCTCTCTTTACACGGGGAGAAACTCAGGTATATTGCTAACTTGATTATGGGTGTTACTCATATAACTTAAAACGTTCTTTATTGATTTATCTTATGTTCTTAAGGAGCAGGACTAATCATGTATTTGTCAAGAAATTGttatttctttcttctttttgttaCACATGTTTTTTTACCTACTTTTCCTCATTCTGTGATTCAGTCAAACGCATGAAAATCTTTTTGTTCTCTGTCTATGAATTtatagaatttatatatatataagatgtgttttatttgaatctttCACGTCAATTAACATATCTTCTTATCAtgcttgtttgttatttttaGTGAACATCATGTGAACTcattcaaattctttttttaatttgtttgtttaCATTAATGGCGTGATGACTAAACCAGaatatgtatttaattttataacataaatatattagtgaaattatatttttaatatatatgtgcgTAAAAAACACACACTACTAAGTTGTAAACTAGAATGTCAGGTTACAAAAGtagttattaaatttgaataagatatttgtgtttaaataatgaatactccaatattaattaaaactttacttgttaatattttttttaagttattaaaaaaactACACCAAACATACCCTGTGTATCCCGCTTAAAATGGTGTCTGAGGATGGTAGATGTACGTAGGCCATGCCCCTACTCTAAAGGAGTAaggaggctgtttccgtgaaaaCCCTCAACTTAGTTCATAACAAATATAGTGGGTGAGATAGATTAATAtaggtaatatatatatatacagagagAGTCACACTCCATGGAGAACCACCTTATATAGAGTCTAGTAGAGAACACCTGTATATACACACAACACACATGTATCAATCTCATTATTCAGCAAATATATTTCGATCAAGCTTTCTACAATTAATTTTCTCTACAGCAGTAGGCACCGTGAGATGAACGATGTGTGTAGTGCAGCCACGTATGCTGCGCATGTGTAGAAATATATGTATACTATACAACTCTGATGCGTATACATATCTACGCATCTAAATCATGCGTGTTTTTGTTATATGCATATTTGATGTGTGGTGGTCGTTATAAaggttttttttgctaaatataatatattaaaccaAAAAGATATACACAGAAGCTATACAAGCGAAGCTATAATTGTTTAGTTTCTTAAGTCAAGCATTTTGGGCCTTCACCCTTCATAGTTATTTTAAGAGAAGGCTTTTCTCAACAAATTAACTCTTGATATATAATAGATCAGTGATTTTCACAATCTGCTTGGAGTAGTCATTTAACCTAaaggttaatatatatatttagtttcattttttattgattttagcGAAGCCTTTTTACAAACTcttgaaatatatttaattagtgATTTTCACACTTTAAATTTTCCCTTTCCTCTTTCCTCTGGTGTTTACAGGCATTAGCGGTGGTTACACTTGGTGATAAACAAATGG
Coding sequences:
- the LOC108223207 gene encoding probable polyribonucleotide nucleotidyltransferase 1, chloroplastic, which produces MLMMNSSSCFYGRPCLLFPHANQCKLTHLCPAAAFLNSKTARPLISTGKSRLTRRNSFRIRALDSSDVLQTTSESPQRYSVRIPVGDRHILVETGHMGRQASAAVTVTDGETIVYTTVCMADVPSEPSDFFPLSVHYQERFSAAGKTSGGFFKREGRAKDHEVLICRLIDRPLRPTMLKGFYHETQILSWVFSYDGLHSPDSLAVTAAGIAVALSELPSSDVVAGVRIGLIGDKFIVNPTTKEMEHSQLDLLLAGTDSAILMIEGYCSFLPEEKLLEAVEVGQEAVRAICNEVKALVKKCGKPKMLDAIKLPPFELYQFVEEIAGDELVKALQIKKKMPRRKALSSLEDNVLTILTEEGYVKKDETIVVPEPVPGVFEDEDEDEEVVVDGEVDEGDVHIKPASRRPAPLLFSEVDVKLVFKEVTSKYLRKRIVEGGKRSDGRTPDEIRLINSQCGLLPRAHGSALFTRGETQALAVVTLGDKQMAQRIDNLVDLDDVKRFYLQYCFPPSCVGEAGRMGAPSRREVGHGMLAERALEPILPSEDSFPYTVRVESTITESNGSSSMASVCGGCLALQDAGVPVKGSIAGIAMGMVLDTKEFGGDGTPLILSDITGSEDASGDMDFKVAGNEHGVTAFQMDIKVGGITLPIMKQALLQAKDGRKKILAEMSKCSPPPSKKLSEYAPLIHVMKVKAAKVNLIIGSGGKKVKSIIEETGVETIDTQDNGIVKITARDQASLEKAITIISSLTMVPAVGEIYRNCEIKSIAPYGAFVEIAPGREGLCHISELSSDWLAKAEDAFKVGDYIDVKLIEVNEKGQLRLSRKALLPDPDPEKSDKHSTSSSNKDGSMSPITPDKVKLKKASSTGSLADAKTEHPKEKGAYVRAVSPTKSSDVKKSSALSKDRPLTKKGKIEDSDSGAVVDIASKSGNPVINGESKVG